A single Brassica rapa cultivar Chiifu-401-42 chromosome A04, CAAS_Brap_v3.01, whole genome shotgun sequence DNA region contains:
- the LOC103864447 gene encoding probable N-acetyltransferase HLS1-like, whose protein sequence is MSSENLLTFLKLQQSPLPLYKTLATSHLFSVLSIYLFPLCLEFVIKKNMTTVVEVREYDPSKDLATVEDVERRCEVGPTGKLSLFTDLLGDPICRVRHSPSYLMLVAEIATEDKKELVGMIRGCIKTVTCGSKTLDVTTKPLYTKLAYVLGLRVSPTHRRLGIGFQLVKEIEKWFNQNGAEYSYIATENDNHASVNLFTGKCGYTKFRTPSILVNPVYAHRVNVSNQVTVFRLEPSDAESLYRLNFSTTEFFPQDIDSVLNNKLSLGTFIAVPRGSCYGSGFGSWPGSAKFLEYPPDSWAVLSVWNCKDSFKLEVRGASRLRRVLAKTTRLVDKTLPFLKIPSIPAIFQPFGLHFMYGIGGEGPCVEKMVKALCGHAHNLAKEGGCGVIAAEVAVGEPVRRGIPHWKVLSCDEDLWCIKRLGEDYSDGSVGDWTKSPPGNSIFVDPREF, encoded by the exons ATGTCCTCGGAAAATCTGCTGACTTTTTTAAAATTGCAACAGTCACCCCTTCCTCTATATAAAACCCTAGCTACTTCACACTTGTTTTCAGTTCTCTCTATCTATCTCTTTCCTCTGTGTTTAGAGTTTGtgataaagaaaaatatgacaACGGTTGTGGAGGTTAGAGAATACGACCCGAGTAAGGACTTAGCCACCGTGGAAGACGTTGAAAGGCGGTGCGAAGTTGGTCCGACCGGAAAACTCTCTCTCTTCACCGATCTCTTAGGTGACCCCATTTGCCGTGTCCGACATTCACCTTCTTACCTCATGCTG gtggctgagattgctacaGAGGATAAGAAAGAGTTAGTTGGAATGATTCGAGGATGTATCAAAACCGTTACATGTGGTAGCAAAACACTCGATGTTACTACCAAACCACTTTACACTAAACTCGCATACGTTTTGGGCCTCCGCGTTTCTCCTACTCACAG GAGGCTAGGAATAGGGTTTCAGCTCGTGAAGGAGATAGAGAAATGGTTTAATCAAAACGGTGCAGAATATTCCTACATTGCTACTGAAAACGACAATCACGCTTCCGTTAATCTTTTCACCGGAAAATGTGGTTACACTAAGTTTCGTACACCGTCCATTTTGGTTAACCCGGTTTACGCACACCGGGTCAACGTTTCTAATCAGGTTACGGTTTTCAGGCTTGAGCCGTCGGATGCTGAGTCACTATACCGGCTAAATTTTAGCACAACCGAGTTTTTTCCACAAGACATCGACTCAGTTCTTAACAACAAACTCTCGCTTGGAACATTCATTGCTGTTCCACGTGGCAGCTGCTACGGGTCCGGGTTCGGGTCATGGCCCGGTTCAGCTAAGTTTCTCGAGTATCCACCTGATTCTTGGGCGGTTTTAAGTGTGTGGAACTGTAAAGACTCGTTTAAGTTAGAAGTTCGTGGTGCATCGAGACTACGGCGCGTGTTGGCCAAAACAACGCGTTTGGTTGATAAAACGCTACCGTTTTTGAAAATTCCATCTATTCCAGCGATTTTTCAGCCATTTGGACTTCATTTTATGTATGGCATTGGTGGTGAAGGACCATGCGTGGAGAAAATGGTGAAAGCGTTGTGCGGCCACGCGCATAACCTGGCTAAAGAAGGAGGATGTGGTGTCATAGCGGCGGAAGTGGCCGTAGGAGAGCCAGTCCGGAGAGGGATACCACATTGGAAGGTGCTATCGTGTGATGAAGACTTGTGGTGTATTAAACGGCTTGGTGAAGATTACAGTGACGGCTCTGTTGGTGACTGGACTAAATCGCCACCTGGCAATTCCATTTTTGTTGACCCTAGAGAATTCTGA
- the LOC103864446 gene encoding BTB/POZ domain-containing protein NPY4, with the protein MKFMKLGSKPDTVQSKGDNVRYVATELETELIVTIGNIKFYLHKFPLLSKSGYLQKLIATSRNEEKKNQVDEIDISEIPGGSVAFEVCVKFCYGITVTLNAYNVFAARCAAEFLEMNETFEKSNLVYKIDVFLNSTIFRSWKDSIIVFSTTRDLSPNYTNEFTLKLVKRCLDSIAYTASIDTSKVEWSYTYNRKKKLDEKAVPRDWWVEDLCELHIDLYKQAIEAIETRGKVPVEVIGEALHAYARRRIGGFSKGSVRVIDKCLTESIIELLPDKKGSVSSSFLSKLLRASVFLGCEETVKERLKKRISEQLEETAVSDILMFDIDMVQSLVKEFMDRDPKSHPKASVAKLVDGYLAEKSRDPNLLLQNFLSLAETVSSFPRQSHDGLYRAIDMFLKEHPGIDKSEKKRVCGLMDCRKLSAEACEHAVQNERLPMRVIVQVLFFEQIRVNGSSTGYSTPELTTTTLNTEDDEWDHVKEY; encoded by the exons atgaAGTTTATGAAACTTGGATCCAAACCTGATACGGTTCAGTCAAAAGGAGACAATGTTAG GTATGTAGCAACTGAGTTAGAAACAGAGCTCATCGTCACCATCGGCAATATCAAGTTTTATTTGCATAAG TTTCCATTGCTTTCCAAAAGTGGATATCTCCAGAAACTCATAGCAACATCAAGAaatgaagagaagaagaaccaaGTTGATGAGATTGACATATCAGAGATTCCTGGTGGCTCTGTTGCTTTTGAGGTTTGCGTCAAGTTCTGCTACGGCATCACGGTGACCTTAAACGCTTACAACGTGTTTGCAGCTCGTTGCGCAGCTGAGTTCCTAGAGATGAACGAAACGTTTGAGAAAAGCAATCTTGTTTACAAGATTGATGTGTTCTTGAACTCGACAATCTTCCGCAGCTGGAAAGATTCCATCATTGTCTTCTCGACCACAAGGGATCTCTCTCCTAACTACACTAATGAGTTTACCCTCAAGCTTGTCAAGCGTTGTCTCGACTCCATCGCTTACACGGCTTCCATAGACACCTCAAAAGTCGAGTGGTCTTACACttacaacaggaagaagaagctTGATGAGAAAGCTGTTCCCAGAGACTGGTGGGTGGAAGATCTATGTGAACTTCATATCGATTTGTATAAACAAGCCATTGAAGCTATCGAGACGAGAGGGAAAGTGCCTGTTGAAGTCATCGGAGAAGCCTTACATGCTTATGCAAGAAGAAGAATAGGTGGTTTTAGCAAAGGCTCAGTGAGAGTTATTGACAAATGTTTAACTGAATCCATCATAGAGCTTCTCCCGGACAAGAAAGGAAGCGTTTCTTCTAGTTTTTTGAGTAAGCTGCTTCGAGCATCGGTCTTTCTTGGATGTGAAGAAACCGTGAAAGAGAGGTTAAAGAAGCGGATCAGTGAGCAGCTTGAAGAGACAGCAGTGAGTGATATCTTAATGTTTGATATAGATATGGTGCAGAGCTTAGTCAAGGAGTTCATGGACCGTGATCCGAAAAGTCACCCAAAAGCATCTGTTGCAAAGCTTGTTGACGGGTACTTAGCTGAGAAGTCTAGAGACCCTAATCTACTTCTCCAGAACTTCCTATCTCTCGCTGAAACGGTTTCTAGCTTCCCAAGACAGTCTCATGATGGGCTATACCGCGCCATCGACATGTTTCTTAAG GAACATCCAGGGATTGACAAAAGCGAGAAGAAGAGAGTTTGCGGGTTAATGGACTGTAGAAAACTTTCAGCTGAAGCATGTGAACATGCGGTGCAGAATGAGCGTTTGCCGATGCGGGTAATTGTACAAGTTCTGTTTTTTGAACAGATTAGAGTCAATGGTTCATCAACAGGATACAGCACTCCTGAGCTCACCACAACGACTCTGAACACTGAGGATGATGAATGGGACCACGTGAAAGAGTACTGA
- the LOC103864444 gene encoding serine/threonine-protein kinase SRK2J: MEKYEMVKDLGFGNFGLARLMRNKKTNELVAVKFIDRGYKIDENVAREIVNHGSLNHPNIVRFKEVVLTPTHLGIVMEYAAGGELFDRISSAGRFSEAEARYFFQQLICGVYYLHAMQICHRDLKLENILLDGSPAPRLKICDFGYSKSSILHSNPKSTVGTPAYIAPEVFGRSEYDGKSVDVWSCGVALYVMLVGAYPFEDPKDPRNFRKTVQKIMAVKYKIPGYVHISEDCRNLLSRIFVANPSHRITLKGIRSHAWFLKNLPRELKESAQAVYYQRNVNLTNLSPQRVEEIMKILGEASTIPDLSRPLESLEDGEKDDVEEEEEYLDANDEECDDEYP; this comes from the exons ATGGAGAAGTATGAGATGGTGAAGGATTTAGGATTTGGTAATTTCGGATTGGCTCGGCTTATGcgtaataaaaaaacaaacgaGCTTGTGGCTGTCAAATTCATAGATAGAGGATACAAG ATAGACGAGAACGTTGCAAGAGAAATCGTCAATCATGGATCTCTCAATCATCCCAACATTGTTCGGTTTAAAGAG GTTGTCTTAACTCCGACACATCTTGGAATTGTAATGGAGTATGCAGCTGGAGGAGAACTGTTCGATCGGATATCAAGCGCAGGACGATTCAGCGAAGCTGAG GCCAGATATTTCTTTCAACAACTCATTTGCGGAGTGTATTACTTACATGCAAtg CAAATATGCCACAGAGATCtgaaattagaaaatattttgcTTGATGGAAGTCCAGCACCCCGTCTAAAAATTTGTGATTTTGGCTACTCGAAG TCTTCTATTCTGCATTCAAACCCTAAATCAACGGTGGGGACTCCGGCATATATAGCCCCGGAAGTTTTTGGTCGTTCGGAATACGACGGGAAG TCAGTTGATGTGTGGTCTTGTGGAGTGGCACTCTATGTTATGTTGGTAGGAGCTTACCCTTTCGAAGACCCTAAAGATCCCCGCAATTTCCGAAAAACTGTCcag AAAATAATGGCTGTTAAGTACAAAATTCCAGGATATGTTCACATATCTGAAGATTGCAGGAACTTATTATCTCGTATATTTGTTGCTAATCCATCACAT AGAATTACGCTCAAAGGGATTAGGAGTCATGCATGGTTCCTTAAGAATTTGCCAAGAGAACTAAAGGAATCCGCCCAAGCAGTCTATTACCAAAGGAATGTTAATCTTACTAACCTTTCTCCTCAAAGAGTAGAGGAGATTATGAAGATACTTGGTGAGGCAAGCACCATTCCAGACCTTTCACGCCCACTCGAATCCCTTGAAGATGGTGAAAAAGATgatgttgaagaagaagaagaatatttgGATGCTAATGATGAAGAATGTGATGATGAGTAtccataa